One region of Streptomyces sp. CG4 genomic DNA includes:
- the msrA gene encoding peptide-methionine (S)-S-oxide reductase MsrA encodes MTVGTERAVLAGGCFWGMQDLIRKQPGVVSTRVGYSGGDTPNATYRNHGDHAEAIEILFDPAVTSYRDILEFFFQIHDPTTRDRQGNDIGRSYRSAIFYGDEEQHRVALDTIADAEASGLWPGKVVTEVAPVGDFWEAEPEHQDYLERYPNGYTCHFPRPNWKLPRRGSATTN; translated from the coding sequence ATGACAGTGGGAACCGAGCGGGCCGTACTGGCGGGCGGTTGCTTCTGGGGCATGCAGGATCTGATCCGCAAGCAGCCGGGCGTGGTGTCCACGCGCGTCGGCTACAGCGGCGGCGACACGCCGAACGCGACGTACCGGAATCACGGCGACCACGCCGAGGCCATCGAGATCCTCTTCGACCCCGCGGTCACGAGCTACCGCGACATCCTGGAGTTCTTCTTCCAGATCCACGACCCGACCACGCGCGACCGCCAGGGCAACGACATCGGGCGCAGCTACCGGTCCGCGATCTTCTACGGCGACGAGGAACAGCACCGCGTCGCCCTGGACACGATCGCGGACGCCGAGGCGAGCGGGCTGTGGCCGGGCAAGGTGGTCACGGAGGTGGCGCCCGTGGGTGACTTCTGGGAGGCGGAACCCGAGCACCAGGACTACCTGGAGCGCTATCCCAACGGCTACACCTGCCACTTCCCGCGCCCCAACTGGAAGCTGCCGCGCCGGGGTTCGGCCACGACGAACTGA
- a CDS encoding NAD(+)/NADH kinase, which yields MTVNRVGLVVHGGRAEAVAAARAVRAWCAEHAVGCADIDVWREGARHSAREELDAAGDPDLIVTLGGDGTFLRGARLAAENDALVLGVDLGRVGFLTEVPASAVRTALDAVRSERINVESRMLLTMRASCRLEVPAQMETLLRYGRGPMLPPPRVRAGCETGENWGVALNVTALNDVVVEKLARDRQVSVGVYLSGRLLACYSADALLVATPTGSTAYSFAAGGPVVSPRAEGLVFTPVAPHMVFNRSVVAAPDEPVALRVLARSGQAAVSIDGQLRGVLSPGDWIGVYAAPRRLKAVRLGPMDFYGRLRERMNLTDAPAALADGEAAPLWPVTSPPPDDLAHLALPTAPEDGPRPA from the coding sequence ATGACGGTGAACCGTGTCGGCCTGGTGGTGCACGGCGGGCGGGCGGAGGCCGTGGCCGCCGCGCGAGCGGTGCGCGCGTGGTGCGCGGAGCACGCCGTGGGGTGCGCCGACATCGACGTGTGGCGGGAGGGAGCGCGGCACAGCGCCCGGGAGGAGCTGGACGCCGCGGGCGATCCGGATCTCATCGTCACCCTCGGCGGCGACGGCACCTTTCTGCGCGGCGCCCGCCTGGCGGCCGAGAACGACGCCCTGGTGCTCGGTGTCGACCTCGGCCGGGTCGGCTTCCTCACCGAGGTCCCGGCCTCGGCGGTGCGCACGGCACTGGACGCGGTCCGGTCCGAGCGGATCAACGTCGAGAGCCGGATGCTGCTCACCATGCGGGCGTCGTGCCGACTCGAGGTGCCCGCGCAGATGGAGACGCTGCTGCGGTACGGCCGTGGGCCGATGCTGCCTCCGCCGCGGGTGCGGGCGGGGTGCGAGACGGGCGAGAACTGGGGCGTCGCGCTGAACGTCACCGCCCTCAACGACGTCGTCGTGGAGAAGCTCGCCCGGGACCGGCAGGTGTCGGTCGGGGTCTATCTGTCCGGCCGGCTCCTGGCCTGCTACTCGGCCGACGCGCTGCTGGTGGCCACGCCCACGGGCTCCACGGCTTACAGCTTCGCCGCGGGCGGCCCGGTCGTCTCGCCGCGTGCGGAGGGCCTGGTCTTCACACCGGTCGCCCCGCACATGGTGTTCAACCGCTCGGTCGTGGCCGCACCCGACGAGCCCGTCGCGTTGCGGGTCCTCGCACGTTCGGGGCAGGCCGCGGTCAGCATCGACGGCCAGCTGCGCGGCGTGCTGAGCCCCGGGGACTGGATCGGCGTGTACGCCGCACCGCGTCGGCTGAAGGCGGTCCGGCTCGGCCCGATGGACTTCTACGGCCGGCTGCGCGAGCGCATGAACCTCACCGACGCGCCGGCCGCCCTCGCCGACGGGGAAGCCGCTCCCCTGTGGCCGGTGACCTCACCTCCACCGGACGACCTGGCCCACCTCGCGCTGCCCACGGCGCCCGAGGACGGGCCTCGGCCGGCCTGA
- a CDS encoding helix-turn-helix transcriptional regulator, which produces MMEIRHMPTAPTRTRRLASRTAIEAHRHDDHQIVYAGRGVVTVTTDAGSWVAPATRAIWVPAGTVHAHEAHGELELHLMGLPATENPLALDVPTVLAVGPLLRELIIAHTGTPDDGSPERARLRAVLLDQLRASPQQPLHLPTPGSPVLRALCDILRADPADGRTLAELGREVGASDRTLSRLFRQDLGMTFPQWRTQLRLHHGLVLLAERTPVTTVAHRCGWSSASAFIDVFRRTFGHTPGTRPTGARRPLG; this is translated from the coding sequence ATGATGGAAATCCGCCATATGCCGACGGCTCCGACACGCACCCGGCGGCTGGCGTCCCGGACGGCGATCGAGGCCCACCGGCACGACGACCACCAGATCGTCTACGCGGGCCGCGGAGTCGTGACCGTCACCACCGACGCCGGTTCCTGGGTCGCGCCCGCCACCCGCGCCATCTGGGTGCCGGCCGGCACGGTCCACGCCCACGAGGCGCACGGCGAGCTGGAACTGCATCTGATGGGGCTGCCGGCGACGGAGAACCCGCTGGCTCTGGACGTACCGACGGTGCTGGCCGTGGGCCCGTTGCTGCGTGAGCTGATCATCGCCCACACCGGCACGCCCGACGACGGCAGTCCCGAACGGGCCAGGCTGCGCGCGGTGTTGCTCGACCAGCTGCGGGCCTCGCCGCAGCAGCCGCTGCATCTGCCCACGCCCGGCTCGCCCGTGCTGCGCGCGCTGTGCGACATCCTGCGCGCCGATCCGGCCGACGGCCGCACCCTGGCCGAGCTGGGCCGGGAGGTCGGGGCGAGCGACCGTACCCTGTCGCGGCTGTTCCGCCAGGACCTCGGGATGACGTTCCCGCAGTGGCGGACCCAGCTGCGGCTGCACCACGGGCTGGTCCTGCTGGCCGAGCGGACGCCGGTGACCACGGTGGCGCACCGGTGCGGCTGGTCCTCGGCCAGTGCCTTCATCGACGTCTTCCGCCGCACCTTCGGCCACACGCCGGGTACGCGCCCGACGGGCGCCCGCCGGCCGCTCGGCTGA
- a CDS encoding MFS transporter yields the protein MRRNTSITLLSAGHACVDVYQGAVASLIPYLVAQRGYGYAAASGVVLAASLLSSVAQPFFGALTDRRAVPWLLPVSTLLAGVGIALSGLGGTYALTLVCVALSGIGVAAYHPESARIARQAARGAHSAMGWFSLGGNVGFALAPLLVAAVVGTGGLRRTPLLVLPALAGTALCLVVLRTPERRPAARAGTAPAVQRDDKASFVKLSLAVTCRSIVFVGLSSFLSLYVGQQLGGSAAAGTAALFLLYLGGAVGSVLGGALAERWDRVTVCRWSCLVSAVAVAGVVCVPGPALYGCIALTSAGLYVPFSLQVTLGQDYLPSRVGTAGGITLGLAVSAGGLASPLIGRLADATSLRTALAPLVLMPVLSWLLLRTLPEPAAPRPLAGLPAERAEALPAGAPAHRVRRRKDGETAQ from the coding sequence GTGCGAAGGAACACCTCGATCACCCTGCTGTCCGCCGGGCACGCCTGCGTCGACGTCTACCAAGGCGCGGTGGCGTCCCTGATCCCCTACCTCGTCGCCCAGCGCGGATACGGCTATGCCGCCGCCTCGGGCGTCGTCCTGGCCGCATCCCTGCTGTCGTCCGTGGCACAGCCTTTCTTCGGCGCCCTCACCGACCGCCGGGCGGTGCCCTGGCTGCTCCCGGTCAGTACGCTCCTGGCCGGCGTCGGCATCGCACTGAGCGGACTCGGCGGCACCTACGCCCTCACCCTGGTGTGCGTGGCGCTCTCCGGGATCGGCGTGGCCGCCTACCACCCCGAGTCCGCCCGGATCGCCCGGCAGGCGGCCCGCGGCGCGCACAGCGCCATGGGCTGGTTCTCGCTCGGCGGCAACGTGGGCTTCGCCCTGGCCCCGCTCCTGGTCGCCGCGGTCGTGGGCACGGGCGGGCTGCGCCGGACGCCGTTGCTGGTGCTGCCGGCCCTCGCCGGCACCGCGTTGTGCCTGGTCGTACTGCGTACCCCGGAACGACGGCCGGCCGCGCGGGCCGGTACGGCGCCGGCCGTCCAGCGCGACGACAAGGCGTCGTTCGTGAAGCTGTCGCTGGCCGTGACGTGCCGGTCGATCGTGTTCGTCGGGCTGAGCAGCTTCCTCTCCCTCTACGTCGGCCAACAGCTGGGCGGCAGCGCGGCCGCCGGCACCGCCGCGCTGTTCCTGCTCTATCTCGGTGGTGCCGTCGGCTCCGTGCTGGGCGGCGCGCTGGCGGAGCGCTGGGACCGGGTCACGGTGTGCCGCTGGTCCTGTCTGGTCTCGGCCGTGGCGGTCGCGGGCGTGGTGTGCGTCCCTGGACCGGCGCTCTACGGATGCATAGCGCTGACCTCGGCCGGTCTGTATGTGCCGTTCTCCCTCCAGGTCACGCTCGGTCAGGACTATCTGCCCTCCCGGGTCGGCACGGCCGGCGGGATCACCCTCGGTCTGGCCGTCAGCGCCGGCGGTCTGGCGAGCCCGCTCATCGGCCGGCTCGCCGACGCCACGTCCCTGCGGACCGCGCTCGCCCCGCTCGTCCTGATGCCGGTGCTGAGCTGGCTGCTGCTGCGCACGCTGCCCGAGCCCGCCGCCCCGCGTCCCCTGGCCGGCCTGCCCGCAGAGCGAGCCGAAGCGCTCCCGGCCGGAGCCCCGGCGCATCGTGTTCGCCGCCGTAAAGACGGTGAAACGGCGCAGTAA
- a CDS encoding cytosine permease: MPETVDQQAQQAPPAPPSSPGGRTYNGWARNDTLEDYSLRYAPKSFRRWTPYVVATTALGGIAYLADFAIGGSIAVSHGFSSALVAILTAALVIFLTGIPIAYYSAKYSIDMDLLTRGAGFGYLGSTLTSVIYASFTFIFFALEGSIMAQALELGLHIPLAVGYLICSLIILPLVVYGMTALSKMQVWTQPVWLVLMVAPFVSVAAQEPGKFAEFTHFAGDSPTGSGISMLGVGAGAGVALSLIAQIGEQVDYLRFMPDKSPENSRKWWGAVLSAGPGWVVLGAAKQIGGAFLAFYIAGSVGLAKANEPIQQYVHGFKTFAAPIALGLATFFVILSQIKINSTNAYSGSLSWSNFFSRLTHRHPGRVVYIFLNVGIALALMEGGVFGFLNTVLGFYSNVAIAWIGAVVADLVINKPLKLSPSYIEFKRAHLHHFNPVGFGSMLIASAVSIAAYFDAFGAYGKAFSPFIALFLAMVLSPLCAVLTKGRYYIARADGLDEPLLGPDGLPSAAVLNCSVCATDFERPDMAGCPFHQGAICSLCCSLEKDCHDACKTGGAAGPVHLGVPAVRAVD, from the coding sequence GTGCCGGAGACCGTCGACCAGCAGGCGCAACAGGCGCCGCCCGCCCCGCCGTCCTCGCCGGGCGGCCGGACGTACAACGGGTGGGCCCGGAACGACACGCTGGAGGACTACTCACTGCGCTACGCGCCCAAGTCCTTCCGGCGCTGGACGCCGTACGTCGTGGCCACCACGGCCCTCGGCGGCATCGCCTATCTCGCGGACTTCGCCATCGGCGGCTCGATCGCGGTCTCCCACGGCTTCTCCAGCGCCCTGGTGGCGATCCTGACCGCGGCGCTGGTCATCTTCCTCACCGGCATCCCGATCGCATACTACTCGGCCAAGTACTCCATCGACATGGACCTGTTGACCCGGGGCGCGGGCTTCGGCTACCTCGGCTCGACGCTCACCTCGGTCATCTACGCCAGCTTCACCTTCATCTTCTTCGCCCTCGAAGGCTCCATCATGGCCCAGGCCCTCGAACTGGGCCTGCACATCCCGCTCGCCGTCGGCTATCTGATCTGCTCGCTGATCATCCTGCCGCTGGTCGTCTACGGCATGACCGCGCTGTCGAAGATGCAGGTGTGGACCCAGCCGGTCTGGCTGGTCCTGATGGTGGCGCCGTTCGTGTCGGTCGCGGCCCAGGAGCCGGGAAAATTCGCGGAGTTCACGCACTTCGCGGGTGACTCGCCGACCGGGTCCGGCATCAGCATGCTCGGGGTCGGGGCGGGCGCCGGTGTGGCGCTGTCGCTGATCGCGCAGATCGGTGAGCAGGTGGACTATCTGCGCTTCATGCCGGACAAGTCACCGGAGAACAGCAGGAAGTGGTGGGGAGCCGTGCTCTCGGCGGGTCCGGGCTGGGTGGTGCTCGGCGCGGCGAAGCAGATCGGCGGCGCCTTCCTCGCGTTCTACATCGCCGGCAGCGTCGGTCTGGCCAAGGCCAACGAACCCATCCAGCAGTACGTGCACGGCTTCAAGACCTTCGCCGCGCCGATCGCCCTGGGCCTGGCCACGTTCTTCGTGATCCTCTCCCAGATAAAGATCAACTCGACGAACGCGTACTCCGGTTCGCTGTCCTGGTCGAACTTCTTCTCCCGGCTGACCCACCGTCACCCCGGCCGCGTGGTCTACATCTTCCTCAACGTCGGTATCGCCCTCGCTCTGATGGAGGGCGGCGTCTTCGGCTTCCTCAACACCGTCCTCGGCTTCTACTCCAACGTGGCGATCGCCTGGATCGGTGCGGTCGTCGCCGACCTCGTCATCAACAAGCCGCTCAAGCTGAGCCCTTCGTACATCGAGTTCAAGCGGGCTCATCTCCACCACTTCAACCCCGTCGGCTTCGGCTCCATGCTGATCGCGTCGGCGGTCTCCATCGCCGCGTACTTCGATGCCTTCGGCGCCTACGGCAAGGCGTTCTCGCCGTTCATCGCGCTGTTCCTGGCCATGGTGCTCTCGCCGCTGTGCGCGGTGCTGACCAAGGGGAGGTACTACATCGCCCGCGCCGACGGCCTGGACGAGCCGCTGCTCGGTCCCGACGGCCTGCCCTCGGCGGCCGTCCTGAACTGCTCGGTGTGCGCGACCGACTTCGAGCGGCCCGACATGGCCGGATGCCCCTTCCACCAGGGCGCGATCTGCTCGCTGTGCTGCAGCCTGGAGAAGGACTGCCATGACGCGTGCAAGACCGGGGGAGCGGCCGGCCCGGTCCACCTGGGCGTGCCCGCCGTCCGGGCCGTGGACTGA
- a CDS encoding class I SAM-dependent methyltransferase has protein sequence MTAWWRCRARYGPSRCPHCPHFLDGTVGRAAFRVAELEAIGLPDGCALGIVCVDALGRNADVDAALRELARVLAPGGRLVLTRSLRRGAEPAWHEQARAASLAMEHVDERPAEPATCERLCRLWIAHVEELRHELGEGEAQNMLREAHQVLPTLPGRRAVLLTLRRPRPPRPGPARPIRCRIPAAVPATGPLPAEGPLSESAPCCSCGGVLGRVLGNRRRQDPGGRRHRRHCARPP, from the coding sequence GTGACGGCGTGGTGGCGCTGCCGGGCACGGTACGGGCCAAGCCGCTGCCCACACTGCCCGCACTTCCTCGATGGCACCGTCGGCCGGGCCGCTTTCCGCGTCGCCGAGCTGGAGGCAATCGGCTTGCCCGACGGCTGTGCCCTCGGCATCGTGTGCGTGGACGCCCTCGGGCGTAACGCCGACGTCGACGCGGCACTGCGCGAGCTGGCTCGCGTCCTGGCCCCGGGCGGTCGCCTGGTCCTGACCCGGTCGCTGCGGCGCGGAGCGGAGCCGGCCTGGCATGAGCAGGCCCGCGCCGCCAGCCTTGCGATGGAGCACGTGGACGAGCGCCCCGCCGAGCCCGCGACGTGCGAGAGGCTCTGCCGGCTGTGGATCGCCCATGTCGAGGAGTTGAGGCACGAGTTGGGTGAGGGCGAGGCGCAGAACATGCTGCGCGAGGCGCACCAGGTGCTGCCCACGCTGCCGGGCCGCCGCGCGGTCCTGCTGACCCTCCGGCGCCCTCGGCCTCCCCGACCGGGCCCCGCGCGGCCGATACGATGTCGGATCCCGGCTGCCGTCCCGGCGACGGGCCCGCTCCCGGCGGAAGGACCCCTCAGTGAGTCAGCACCGTGTTGCTCGTGCGGCGGTGTTCTCGGCCGGGTCCTGGGGAACCGCCGTCGCCAAGATCCTGGCGGACGCCGGCACCGACGTCATTGTGCACGCCCGCCGTAG
- a CDS encoding NAD(P)H-dependent glycerol-3-phosphate dehydrogenase → MSQHRVARAAVFSAGSWGTAVAKILADAGTDVIVHARRSEIADAINTHHRNPGYFPDIELPAALTATTDPATALEGADFLVLSIPAQTLRTNLAAWAPHIGDDTVIVSLMKGIEQSSGLRASQIITEVTGVSADRVSVLSGPNLAREIMDGRPAAATIACADEDAAHRFQKACHTGYFRPYTSTDVAGCELGGAAKNVIALAVGIASGMGLGENATAMLITRGLAETTRLAMALGAHPATLAGLSGMGDLVATCSSPLSRNRTFGTHLGRGLSAEQAAAATRQTTEGVKSAEAILALAHAHDIEMPITEVISTLLHEKVTLAEAAAALMQRPPKPER, encoded by the coding sequence GTGAGTCAGCACCGTGTTGCTCGTGCGGCGGTGTTCTCGGCCGGGTCCTGGGGAACCGCCGTCGCCAAGATCCTGGCGGACGCCGGCACCGACGTCATTGTGCACGCCCGCCGTAGCGAGATCGCCGACGCGATCAACACGCATCACCGCAACCCCGGCTACTTCCCGGACATCGAGCTGCCTGCCGCCCTGACTGCGACGACCGACCCGGCCACCGCGCTGGAGGGCGCAGACTTCCTGGTGCTCTCCATCCCCGCGCAGACCCTGCGGACCAACCTCGCCGCGTGGGCGCCGCACATCGGAGACGACACCGTGATCGTGTCGCTGATGAAGGGCATCGAGCAGAGCAGCGGACTGCGGGCGAGCCAGATCATCACCGAGGTGACCGGCGTGAGCGCGGACCGGGTCTCGGTGTTGTCCGGCCCGAACCTGGCGCGCGAGATCATGGACGGTCGGCCCGCCGCCGCCACCATCGCCTGCGCGGACGAGGATGCCGCCCACCGCTTCCAAAAGGCCTGCCACACCGGCTACTTCCGGCCCTACACCAGCACCGACGTGGCCGGATGCGAGCTGGGCGGCGCGGCGAAGAACGTCATCGCCCTCGCGGTCGGCATCGCCTCCGGCATGGGCCTGGGCGAAAACGCCACGGCCATGCTCATCACCCGAGGCCTGGCGGAGACCACCCGGCTGGCCATGGCCTTGGGCGCCCACCCGGCCACCCTCGCCGGCCTGTCCGGCATGGGCGACCTGGTGGCCACCTGCTCCTCCCCGCTCTCCCGCAACCGCACCTTCGGCACCCACCTCGGCCGGGGCCTGAGCGCCGAGCAGGCCGCAGCCGCCACCCGGCAGACCACCGAGGGTGTCAAGTCCGCGGAGGCGATCCTCGCCCTGGCCCACGCCCACGACATCGAGATGCCGATCACGGAAGTGATCTCCACCCTGCTGCACGAGAAAGTCACCCTCGCCGAGGCCGCGGCCGCGCTGATGCAGCGGCCCCCCAAGCCCGAGCGCTGA